The Deltaproteobacteria bacterium genome contains a region encoding:
- a CDS encoding SMP-30/gluconolactonase/LRE family protein, with the protein MELRTSILADGLLFPEGPRWHDGRLWFSDMHARRVMTVDHDGNLETIVSVPGSPSGLGWLPDGRLLVVSMTDRRLLRLDEKGLALVADLFDLATYHCNDMVVDNSGRAYIGNFGFEPGRPQDLTPAEIVMVSPDGKASVVAEDLLFPNGMVISPEGNTLIVAETYGHRLTAFDIQADGSLSNRRIWARLDEYYPDGICLDAEGGVWTASPVGHAGALRVTEGGDITHRVAVESNAYACMLGGDDRRTLFVLTAGHFDPMKKADARIEVVAVETPGAGLP; encoded by the coding sequence ATCGAACTCCGGACAAGCATTCTGGCAGATGGGCTGTTGTTTCCTGAAGGGCCCCGGTGGCATGACGGCAGATTGTGGTTTTCCGACATGCACGCCCGCCGGGTCATGACCGTGGATCATGACGGCAACCTCGAAACCATCGTATCCGTACCCGGAAGCCCTTCGGGCCTGGGCTGGCTGCCGGATGGACGCCTGCTGGTCGTATCGATGACGGACAGGCGTCTGCTTCGGTTGGATGAGAAGGGGCTTGCGCTGGTGGCCGACCTTTTCGATCTGGCGACGTACCATTGCAACGATATGGTGGTGGACAACAGCGGGCGTGCCTACATCGGCAATTTCGGCTTTGAGCCGGGCCGCCCTCAGGATTTGACCCCCGCGGAGATCGTCATGGTGTCCCCGGATGGGAAGGCCTCCGTTGTTGCCGAGGACCTTCTTTTTCCCAACGGCATGGTGATATCCCCCGAAGGAAACACACTGATCGTCGCGGAGACATACGGGCACCGCCTGACCGCATTCGACATCCAGGCAGACGGCTCTCTGTCAAACAGACGGATATGGGCGCGCCTGGACGAATATTACCCGGACGGCATCTGCCTGGATGCGGAGGGAGGCGTATGGACGGCATCACCGGTTGGCCACGCCGGGGCCCTGAGGGTGACGGAAGGCGGCGATATCACCCACCGCGTGGCGGTCGAATCCAACGCCTATGCATGCATGCTGGGGGGCGACGACCGGCGGACGCTGTTTGTTTTGACGGCCGGACATTTCGACCCCATGAAGAAGGCCGACGCGCGCATAGAAGTCGTTGCGGTCGAGACACCCGGTGCCGGCCTTCCCTGA
- a CDS encoding zinc ribbon domain-containing protein has translation MPLYEYLCRDCGATLEVLVAGNADRPSCKACGSQNLKKLLSAPSSMSGPAKTRMPGPGDTACCGTSPDQASCAGPGSCCGRGSF, from the coding sequence ATGCCGCTCTACGAGTATCTTTGTCGAGATTGTGGCGCCACGCTAGAAGTACTGGTCGCGGGAAACGCCGACAGGCCGTCCTGCAAGGCGTGCGGCAGTCAAAACCTGAAAAAGCTTCTTTCGGCCCCCTCCTCCATGTCCGGACCGGCAAAGACGCGTATGCCCGGACCGGGGGATACCGCCTGCTGCGGAACGTCTCCCGATCAGGCCTCCTGTGCCGGCCCCGGCAGCTGCTGCGGCAGGGGCTCTTTTTAG
- a CDS encoding iron-sulfur cluster assembly scaffold protein yields MSQYTTIENSQTENIRKMLAEAGYSQQAITYYIEKPYMGSIPNAEVKSEMTGTCGDTMGVYIKMNNGTIDDAKYEVLGCAGAVSAAMAAVDLIKGKSLEFARSIDDGDIFKVLEEIPVKKHHCIQLAVKTLHKAIDEYNNGSH; encoded by the coding sequence ATGAGCCAGTACACAACCATCGAAAACAGCCAGACCGAAAACATCCGGAAGATGCTGGCCGAAGCAGGATACTCGCAGCAAGCCATCACGTACTATATTGAAAAGCCGTATATGGGTTCGATCCCGAACGCAGAGGTAAAATCCGAGATGACGGGCACCTGCGGCGACACCATGGGCGTTTACATAAAAATGAATAACGGCACCATTGACGATGCCAAGTATGAAGTCCTTGGTTGCGCCGGGGCCGTATCGGCTGCCATGGCGGCCGTGGACCTGATCAAGGGGAAAAGCCTTGAATTTGCCCGCAGCATCGATGACGGCGACATCTTCAAGGTGCTTGAAGAGATACCGGTGAAAAAGCATCACTGTATCCAATTGGCCGTGAAAACCCTGCACAAGGCTATCGATGAATATAACAACGGGTCCCACTGA
- a CDS encoding diguanylate cyclase — protein MKIAFPTQEKNDRQSRVHNHFGSAPYFVIVDTDAELSRTIDNRNLEHTHGNCQPLVALGNTEVDAVVVGGIGGGALRKLLNAGIKAYRAVEGTVLDNLVLVNDGKLPEFSKDHTCQGHQDGIGECVH, from the coding sequence ATGAAAATCGCTTTCCCGACACAGGAAAAAAATGACAGGCAGAGCCGGGTGCACAACCATTTCGGCTCCGCGCCATATTTCGTCATTGTGGATACCGACGCGGAACTATCCCGTACCATAGACAATCGGAACCTCGAACATACGCACGGCAACTGCCAGCCCCTGGTCGCTCTGGGCAACACGGAAGTGGATGCCGTCGTCGTTGGCGGCATCGGCGGGGGCGCGTTGCGCAAACTGTTGAATGCGGGGATCAAGGCCTACCGGGCCGTGGAGGGCACCGTTCTGGACAACCTGGTGCTGGTCAACGATGGAAAACTGCCTGAATTCAGCAAAGACCATACCTGTCAGGGGCATCAAGACGGTATCGGGGAGTGCGTTCATTAA